From Diceros bicornis minor isolate mBicDic1 chromosome 17, mDicBic1.mat.cur, whole genome shotgun sequence, the proteins below share one genomic window:
- the LOC131416532 gene encoding olfactory receptor 6C2-like: MRNQTITTFILLGLTDNPQLKIVVFIFLFVTYMLSVTGNLTIISLTFIDSHLKTAMYFFLQNFSFLEISFTSACILKYLYNISTGDKTITYDNCIIQMFFTDLLGVTEFFLLAAMSYDRCVAICKPLHYVTIMNHRVCRRLILWCWTAGLFIILPPLSLGINLEFCDSNVIDYFFCDAYPLLKISCSETWFIEQLVIVCAVFTFIMTLVCVVLSYMYIIKTILRFPSAQQRKKAFSTCSSHMIVVSITYGSCIFVYVKPSAKEAAAINKGVAVLTTSIAPMLNPFIYTLRNKQVKQAFSDSIRRTALFFKKNLLM, from the coding sequence ATGAGAAACCAAACGATAACAACGTTTATTCTGCTGGGACTGACTGACAATCCACAGCTGAAGATTGTGgtttttatctttctatttgtCACCTACATGCTGAGTGTAACTGGGAACCTGACAATCATCTCCCTCACCTTCatagattctcatcttaaaactgccatgtactttttcctacaaaatttctcCTTCTTAGAAATCTCATTCACATCTGCCTGTATTCTCAAATATTTGTACAACATATCAACAGGTGACAAGACAATCACATATGACAATTGTATCATTCAAATGTTTTTTACTGATCTTCTTGGCGTAACAGAATTTTTTCTCTTGGCCGCCATGTCCTATGACCGATGTGTAGCCATCTGCAAACCCCTGCATTACGTGACCATCATGAACCACAGGGTCTGTAGGAGACTCATCCTCTGGTGCTGGACAGCAGGCTTATTCATCATACTCCCTCCACTTAGCTTGGGCATAAATCTGGAATTCTGTGACTCTAATGTTATTGACTATTTTTTCTGTGATGCATACCCCCTCCTAAAGATCTCATGCTCAGAAACCTGGTTCATAGAGCAGTTGGTCATAGTCTGTGCTGTGTTCACCTTTATCATGACCCTTGTATGTGTAGTTCTATCCTATATGTACATCATCAAGACCATTCTACGATTCCCTTCTGCCCAGCAAAGAAAGAAGGCATTTTCTACCTGTTCTTCCCACATGATTGTGGTCTCCATCACCTACGGAAGCTGTATTTTCGTGTATGTTAAACCTTCAGCAAAGGAAGCAGCAGCTATAAATAAGGGTGTGGCTGTCCTCACGACTTCCATTGCTCCTATGCTGAACCCCTTCATTTACACCTTGAGAAACAAGCAAGTAAAGCAAGCCTTCAGTGACTCAATCAGAAGAACTGCATTGTTCTTTAAGAAGAATTTGCTAATGTAG
- the LOC131415966 gene encoding olfactory receptor 6C2-like, translating into MKNHTITTFIVLGLTDDPQLQIPIFTFLFLTYVLSITGNVTIISLTLVDSHLKTPMYIFLQNFALLEISFTSACIPRYLYNIVTGDRTIKYNICVIQVFFTDVFGITEFFLLAAMSYDRYVAICKPLHYGTIVSSRVCKSLVLCCWMSGLLIILPPLTLFLNLKFCDSNVIDYFFCDASPILKISCSDTWLIEQLVIVCAVLTLILTLVCVVLSYIYIIMTILRFSSAQQRKRAFSTCSSHMIVVSITYGSCIFIYVKPSAKESVAINKGVTVLMTSIAPMLNPFIYTLRNKQVRQAFSDTFKQIALVSKK; encoded by the coding sequence ATGAAAAACCACACAATAACAACCTTCATCGTGTTGGGACTCACAGATGACCCTCAACTTCAGATTCCAATTTTTACGTTCCTATTTCTTACTTACGTGTTAAGTATAACTGGAAATGTGACCATCATATCCCTCACTTTAGTGGACTCCCACCTTAAAACACCCATGTACATTTTCCTACAGAATTTTGCCTTATTAGAAATTTCATTTACATCCGCTTGTATCCCTAGATATTTGTACAACATAGTAACAGGTGACAGGACAATTAAATATAATATCTGTGTTATTCAAGTGTTTTTTACTGATGTCTTTGGAATAACAGAATTTTTTCTCCTGGCCGCCATGTCCTATGACCGCTATGTCGCCATCTGCAAACCCCTGCATTATGGGACCATCGTGAGCAGCAGAGTCTGCAAGAGTCTTGTCCTCTGCTGTTGGATGTCTGGCTTGTTGATCATACTCCCACCACTTACTCTGTTCCTAAATTTGAAATTCTGTGACTCCAAtgttattgattattttttctgtgaTGCATCTCCTATCTTGAAGATTTCATGCTCAGACACATGGCTCATAGAACAGTTGGTTATTGTCTGTGCTGTGCTCACCTTAATTTTGACCCTTGTGTGTGTTGTTCTGTCCTACATTTACATCATTATGACCATTCTAAGATTCTCCTCTGCCCAGCAAAGGAAAAGGGCCTTTTCCACCTGTTCTTCTCACATGATTGTGGTTTCCATCACCTACGGAAGCTGTATCTTCATCTATGTGAAACCTTCAGCAAAGGAATCAGTGGCTATTAATAAGGGTGTGACAGTGCTAATGACATCAATCGCTCCCATGTTGAATCCATTCATTTACACTCTGAGAAACAAACAAGTGAGACAAGCCTTTAGTGACACATTCAAACAAATTGCATTGGTCTCAAAGAAGTAA